The sequence AATGTAACCATCTGCATTCCTGTCCAGATGCAATCAAATGCAATCAGAAGCCTTTAAACCCAACACAAATTTGCTCTCGTAATTTAATGGAAAGACAGACGTACTTGTCAAACATACGGAAGAGTTCCGCCAGTTCTTCCTCTGGCCTTCCTTTGCTGTCATCTTTCATGCATCTCACCATCATGACCAAAAATTCCTCAAAATCCACCGTACCACTTCCTGTATGAAAACAACcaacatttatttttctattttttaaactGACCCAGCAAACTGAAAAATCCCATtaacttaacattggaccaaactttgaaGCATCATAACCCCACTGAAATAGAAATTGTTAGAAACAAGTGATCTTCCATATTTGAAGAAGCCATCAAACTGTGTAAAACTAAAAATGATAAAGGTCCCAGTGCACTATCATAGAGACATTGAGGTTGATTTGTATCATTCATTTTGACAAGAATCTTGGATGTATCGTTACTCTAAactgtcaatcaactccatagcaaaaaaaacagaataatctAGCAGCCATTTAACAACAGAGATGTCTCAGCTTTAGTAGGGACCTGGGGATTGGCTGGTTTGACTCATGCAGGCAAACAGCACTTTCTGTCTCCTACACATCcaagggtgcgtttcccaaacaacgaggtaactcgtggctgaactatcatagtctgatgcatcgtttggggaaaagaacgatgtagtgacaagtgtttcccaaaacccgtagtttctctgtcgcagatccattgtttgaaccacgttaggtataatgtaaaacgcccacaatgatgctctaaacagggtggtaacaacttctttagagagaaaccccataatttctttgtgcaagttatattgttttacacatacacgcattaaaaaaatagttttttataaaaacatgcactcgttttacatgttaattgaaatatatgtaaatggcacatatagagccaatgtttattattgagaatattacatattccATAACATCTATTCAAAAtttacataaaatcacttacaaaagctaacacatattctaatatcatacataaatcatataaataaataatgagactatttattaagaaattaaatttaatatttattatttattaagaaatgaaaaaaatcatactaaaataataataataaaaataataatgatgattcattcattcattcatttctgccacttttctggggccgggtcgcgggggcagcagtcttaggagagaaccccagacacgTCCTTCAGCTCCTCCCgggggatcccaaggcgttcccaggtcagctgagagacatagtccctctagcgtgtcctgggtcttccccgaggcctcctcccggtgggacatgcctggaactcCTCCCTTGGTAGGCAGAAAcaaatgcccgagccacctcaactgacttctcttgatgtggaggagcagcggctctactccgagctcctcccaggtgtcagagctcctaaccctatccataagagtgcgccctgccacccttcaaaggaaactcatttcggccgcttgtatccgagatcttgtcctttcggtcatgactcaaagctcatgaccataggtgagagtaggaacatagattgactggtaaatcgagagctttgcctttcggctcagctccttcttcaccacaacggagcggtacatcgaccacattactgctgccgctgcaccaatccgcctgtcaatctcacgctccatccttcccttacccgtgaacaaaaccccgagatacttaaactcctccacctggggtaaggactttcctccaacctggagacggcaaaccacctttttccggtggagcaccatggcctcggacttggaggtgctgattatcatcccagccgcgtcacactcggcagcaaaccgccccagtgcatgctgaaggtccatgttcaatgaagccagcaaaacaacatcatctgcaaataacagagatgaaatcctgtggtccccgaaccggaccccctccagcacaaggctgcgccttgaaattctgtccataaaaattatgaatagaattggtgacaaggggcagccctgacggagtccaacatgcactggaaacaaatctgacttattgccggcaatgcaaaccaaactcctactctgttcttACAGGGACGAGACGGCCCTCAACAGgccctctgaccccatactccccgagcaccctccacagaatgccatgagGGACACGATGGAATGCcatctccaagtccacaaaacatcGGGATGCAGCCtagatgatgcaagctgagactgcatatctcagtgatgcaatatcagacacaatgcactcaatggagctagtgatgtccccgtgaggggtagggttaggggtggggttaagtgagcacattaaaaagcattggatgcaactCACATTGCACTGcacaggtctgcatccagacccctctcacttatccagcatttgctttacgcagcggatgcccttccagctgcaacccatcactgggaaacaccatccactctcattaacacacatacactattgacaatttTAGCTCTCCCAATCcacctatagtgcatgcctttggacttgtgggggaaccccACACGAACACTGAGTGTTcagattgtaatattttattaagatTGATCAAATCTGCTTTGCTATTTCCTCTAAAGTAAGGGACTGGTACAACAGAATATATATTTACAGGTAAAAAACAGCTTAGGGTTCTTAGATGTTACTTATTCTGAATTGTTCTGGACTTTACCATCTTCATCTACTTCGTCGATCATCTCCTGGAGCTCTTCAGGTGTAGGGTTCTGGCCCAACATCCTCATCACTTTACCGAGCTCTTTGGTGCTGATACAGCCATCCTCAGCGTCCTGAACAAAAATGTCAAATGCTGCACGGAACTCTACATAAACGCAGCAAAACAGTTAGTTAggctatataatatatacagctaTTTGTATCTATGTCAAACCAGTAATGATATTGCAAGTCAGTTTGgtaaataattattgaatataggcaAAACATATTTCAATTAGCTAAAATGTGCTAGTTTTGATTATTATTCctgaaataaaagatttttttgtatatttacttACAATACTGTCAAAAGCTAATGTGTGTAGTTGCTATTATAAACTTATCATATTGTGAACTTATTTTTTAGTCTGTTCTGTGTGACAGTTCTAATTCATTACTACAGGTAAATAACAAAGACTATTCAAATGCAGTAAAAGGTAAAACTATTTGCGCTACAAACCAGTGGTTATAATtaagataataaattaaattgatattATAACAAATATCTGTTTGcaatatcaagaagcattttttgtgGTAAGAAAAAGTGGAAGGAAACGACATCAAAAGCTTTATTCAACTATAGAGAAATTTAGAACATTTTTAGCTAGTCTAAATCCAAATGCATGCTGTATATTTTTCTGAACAATACCATTTTTCTGCTCATCAGTGAGTTGCTCTGCCTGTGGAAGACATGGATTGAGAATCATCTCAGATCATTACAGAAAAATGTATGTACACAAGTAGTAACAAGCATAATAGTTGAATTTTATTTACACTGATTTTACAACCCCAAGGTTTAGGACTtcatggaaaatgcaaataaaaaagaaagtagtgatttctaaattcactttgacttgtatttatttgcagacaatacaacaaacattatttaatgtgtccctcatgatttttattgtttttttccaaaataaagacgtattccaattttggtaacagtaaagcatttaccacctTGTAATGTGGCCATTcctttttcacaacacttaaaagatgtttcgGGACTgtttcttcctgcaaacaagtcttaaggtgggcaacagtacggggtctttgttgtcgcattttgcgcttcaaaatgtgccacatattctctattggagacaggtcgggactgcaggcaggtcaGTCAACTTCCTGTATCCTCCTCCTTTACAGCCAGTACGTTGTAATGTGCAGAATGTGGTGCTgcattttctttttgaaataattATGGGCGTCCctggcagcatattgtgctccaaaatctctatgtacattTCAAcatgccatcacagaagtgcaagatacctttgccaagggcactgacacaactccATATCACAAAAGACCCTGGCTTTTAGGCTTCTGTGATGGAAGTCTGAATtatcctttttttcttctttggtccggagcacatggCGTCCATTTCTCCTCAAAAATACCTCAAATActcatttccactgtgtgatggtccatctcaGATACTTCCAAGCTCAGAGAAGTTGATGTCGCTTCTGGAAACTGTTAACATGGGGCTATCTTTTGGCACAATACAGTtgtaactggcatttgtggatgtaactacatattgtggaaCCTggcaaaggtttgccaaagtagttctgagcccatgtggtgatatcgcttacaGATGAATGATTCTTGATGCAGGTCCACCTGAGTGATCAAAGATCATGGTTATTCAGcctaggcttgcacccttgtcctttactcactgaaattcctccagatttattgaatcttttaataatgttatacaCTGTTGAAAGGGAAATATCCACGTCTTCAAATCttttttgaggaacattgtttttaaacatttcagtaattttctcacgtatttgttggcagCTGTTGATGCTGCTTTTGGACCAAATCatgattacaatcacctgttgacgtcacttgtttcaaatcacatcattatttatccAACTGaactgattactagccctaaactgcttctgtcccaactttttttggaatgtgttgcaggccaaaattacaagaaaggatgtgtatttacaaatgaaatacaGCTGActagacaaaacatgaaatattgtgTTTCCATGTTGTCTGCATTGAAATAAAAgccaaagtaaatttggaaatcactactttctattttcatttgcgttttccattctctcccaactttttctgatttggggttgtaattcatttagtcatttggtAATGTTACTTGAAAGCATGTGAATTGGTATTTAAGAAGTTATTTGCCACCGTTTTTAGAATTTTTCAGGAATCTATTCTGCAATTGAACTCTTCAATACTCTTCAAAACaggatttctgaaaactactaataAGCTCTGATTTAagtcatttccataaatcatgtttttgcaattgtactcttcaacGCATAtcataaaaaatgacaaaacagagttatgtttttacaaataaacactttttttaagctaattatctatttttttattcagttgatCAACATACACAAGCTAAATGTtaacctaaagaataacaatgttttgtagcaaaataaacacttcaaatgttcatttcacatggactttaaatgaTTGTATTAAAATGTGCTGCACTTAAATAAAcatggttttgtgtgtgtgtgtgtggttgtgtttcATCAGTGACATCTCTATTTTAATTTGATAGTTGCTACTTGTGTTTACCAGCATGGATGACATGCATTAGAGTGCAgaatgtgttttgagaataaaaatgtgtttagaGTTTTGCTGAAAAGACCAAGTAAGATCTGCACATGTTTGTTTTACCATGTGAAATGGTTTAAGGTATTGACAACAGGCTGAACAATTAGCTAAATGAGGTCAGGCAACTGAGAATTTAGTTCAGTCAAtgggatttaggcccaatcccaattctatcccATAGCCCTCCCCCttaaggggtaggggtgtcccagttctctttaTCTTggaggtgtagggctaaggggaagagttAAATAGCCAtcgaaagagagatttttcaggaccacactcgaatcCAAGGGgttagaaaatttcccagaatacaccagccacaacgactgcatagctgcacccggaagtctagagatgcacaaattagtattttttgtcattattacaaatttttatgacaaacaagcacatgtttttataACCACGTTTATGTTTTACCGCCATGCTTTAAAacaaaaacgctaaaataaaaactgcaaaatttcggcatctataatccctaataataactcctgtatagcagtcccacaacattctgacactcaaaaaccctgtcagaaaagtctagtggctgagaatgacctttttttacagtgtctgctataatgttaatgttgttttcgttgGTTtgcattgatgaatatggccagggtgtaaatgcacggTACAGTTACAAGTCCATTGCCACGTTAGATCGTTATGATAGCATGAccttgttgccttcagtgatttcctgaatatAAATACCAAAACATAATGCAGCTGGAATAACTGCAGCAGTcactcatatgaagcaagagctcacgatgacatatgatgacatgtgcaggtgctgtagtggtgtctcaATTCTTAGGgatacattttgaagcccttgctTCAagaggaaggggtacaaaaatagaattgggattgggccttagtgtttTAAAAATTGAGAAATACTGTAATTCAGTCCATGCGTTTTTACGGTAACATCTTGTAAAATAACAGTACATTGCTGGCAACTGCAGCTGCCaatattttactgttaatttacaggGCATTTTGTACAGTGCAATTAAACTTATAATCAACAAAATATGCACAAGGAACTGTGAAAATGACGTGAAAACattccaatcaaccaatcagatttgagTGACAAGGTTTTACAGTAAAGCATATGCCTACAATAATGATTAGTTGTCTTTGAATTGGCTgaatcatttatttcatttactgtATGGGCATAATAACTATACAGTATGTGCCATGAAAGCGGGGCTTTAGATTTGAGAGTGAATCTGATTATAGAATTAGTTGACTTCATGCAAAGTTAAAGTGTTGTACACAGTATTGTTCAATCTTAAGAATAAATTTCACTTTACTTCCAATCATCTACTACTGAAACATCTGTGGTTTGTTAGCAAactcaaaaacatttttgttcttTGTAAACTTGCATATCTCTTTATTGCATTTACAACATAATCATCCAGTCACAggtacagtagaagtcagaattattacccccccctcAATTACTTGCCCCCATttaattttttccctaatttctgtttaacagagagcagatttaacataacagttttaataactcatttctaataactgatttattttatctttgccatgatgacagtaaataatattttactagatcttttcaagacacttc comes from Danio aesculapii chromosome 23, fDanAes4.1, whole genome shotgun sequence and encodes:
- the tnnc1a gene encoding troponin C type 1a (slow), whose translation is MNDIYKAAAEQLTDEQKNEFRAAFDIFVQDAEDGCISTKELGKVMRMLGQNPTPEELQEMIDEVDEDGSGTVDFEEFLVMMVRCMKDDSKGRPEEELAELFRMFDKNADGYIDLDELKLMLEATGEAITEDDIEELMRDGDKNNDGKIDYDEFLEFMKGVE